The Terriglobales bacterium nucleotide sequence CAACATCGTCTTTGCGGATTCGGACATCGAGGCCGCCGTGCGCGGCGCCTCCACGGGCATCTTCTACGGTAAGGGCGAGGTCTGCGCTGCCGGCTCGCGCCTCTTCGTCGAAAGGAAGATCCACGACGAATTCATGTCGAAACTGGTGGACCGCACCCAGAAACTCAAGCCCGGCGATCCGCTCGACCCCAAGACGCGCCTGGGCGCCATCGTCAGCGAGCAGCAGATGAACACCGTGCTCGGCTACATCGAAGCAGGGAAGAGCGAGGGCGCGAAGCTGGTGGCGGGCGGCAAGCGGGTCTCCGTGGACGGCGGCAAGGGATACTTCGTCGAGCCCACCATCTTCGACGCCGTGGACAACAACATGAAGATCGCGCAGGAAGAGATTTTCGGACCGGTGCTGGCCACCATCCCCTTCGATGACGTGGAGCAGGTGGCGGAGCTCGCCAACCAGAACATCTACGGCCTGGCGGCGGCGGTCTGGACCAACGATATCCGCAAGGCCCACGCCGTGGCCCGGCGCCTCAAGGCCGGCACGGTCTGGGTGAACGCCTACAACCTCTACGACGTAGCGCTGCCCTTCGGCGGATACAAGCAGTCCGGCTTCGGCCGCGAGTTGGGCATGCACGCCATCGAGCACTACACGGAGCTCAAGAGCGTGTGGGTGAACCTGTAAGGGAGTTCTATGCCGGGAAAAGCCTTCAAGGTCGGGACGTTCAGCGATTGGGTTGGGCTGTTCGACGATTGGCGCCGCGACATCGGCGTCAATCCCAAAGAGGTCGCGGAGTTCAAGTTCGACACGCTCTACGGCGCCATCGAGACCAACGAGATCCAGTTCGGCCACTACAAGGGCCGGCCCAAGTGGGAGACCGTCCGCCAGATCCCCACGCAGAACATGCGCGACGCGCTGATGAACATGATCGTCTATCAGGGCGACACCGAGTTCGCCAGCGTGGAGCAGCAGCGCTTCCTGTTCGATGCCGCACCCACCGACTACGATCGCAAGGCGCTCACCCGGGTGATGATCGAGGAGATGCGCCACGGCTGGCAGATGTGCGCCCTGCTGATCGAGCACTTCGGGCAGACCGGCAAGGTCGAGGCGCAGAAGATGCTCGAGCGCCGCGCCTTCGAGAACAAGCGCCTGCTCAACGCCTTCAACGAGAACGTGGACAACTGGCTCGACTTTTTCGCCTACACCGACTTCGTGGACCGCGACGGCAAGTTCCAGCTGCAGATGTTGAAGTATTCGGGCTTCGCGCCACTCGGCCGGTCCATGTCCTACATGCTGCGCGAAGAGGCCTTCCACATGGGCACGGGCAACGATGGCCTGCGCCGCGTGGTGGAAGCCGGCGCCGTGCCCAGCTGGCTCATCCAGAAATACCTGAACAAGTGGATCTCCGAGTCCTACGACCTGTTCGGCACCGACCATTCCTCCTCGGCGCACTGGGCGTACGTCTGGGGGATCAAGGGCCGCTACGATGAACCCAAGAACGCGAGCGCGCCCGACCTGGACGACG carries:
- a CDS encoding aldehyde dehydrogenase family protein — translated: NIVFADSDIEAAVRGASTGIFYGKGEVCAAGSRLFVERKIHDEFMSKLVDRTQKLKPGDPLDPKTRLGAIVSEQQMNTVLGYIEAGKSEGAKLVAGGKRVSVDGGKGYFVEPTIFDAVDNNMKIAQEEIFGPVLATIPFDDVEQVAELANQNIYGLAAAVWTNDIRKAHAVARRLKAGTVWVNAYNLYDVALPFGGYKQSGFGRELGMHAIEHYTELKSVWVNL
- a CDS encoding Phenylacetic acid catabolic protein → MPGKAFKVGTFSDWVGLFDDWRRDIGVNPKEVAEFKFDTLYGAIETNEIQFGHYKGRPKWETVRQIPTQNMRDALMNMIVYQGDTEFASVEQQRFLFDAAPTDYDRKALTRVMIEEMRHGWQMCALLIEHFGQTGKVEAQKMLERRAFENKRLLNAFNENVDNWLDFFAYTDFVDRDGKFQLQMLKYSGFAPLGRSMSYMLREEAFHMGTGNDGLRRVVEAGAVPSWLIQKYLNKWISESYDLFGTDHSSSAHWAYVWGIKGRYDEPKNASAPDLDDVNDYNRHLYRDEVAGLIARFNNVLKPDQPRLYAPHIQFNRAIGSWAGQKFHPQTGEPVEEKVYEQQVIEWLPTAGDKKLLLDILGTEKKWIVPKDGARDPLESIGETRKSAINP